The following DNA comes from Pseudomonas marginalis.
GCACCAGCGGGATCTGTGGCGCCTGCCAGTTGATGGCAGCGATGGACTCGGCAAAACGCTCGGCAGCCGGGCGCATCAGCTCGCAGTGTGACGGCACGCTCACCGGCAACGGCAATGCACGCTTGGCACCCCGCGCCTTGCAGCCTTCGATGGCACGCTCGACGGCCGCCCTGGCACCGGCGATCACCACCTGGCCTGGGGAGTTGAAGTTTACCGCGCTGACCACTTCGCCCTGGGCCGCTTCGGCGCAGGCTTCGATCACGACGGCATCGTCCAGCCCCAGGATAGCGGCCATGCCGCCCTGCCCGGCCGGAACGGCCTCCTGCATCAGCTGTCCACGACGCTCGACCAGCTTGACCGCTTCAGCAAGGGTCAGGCTGCCCGCCGCCACCAGGGCGCTGTATTCGCCCAGGCTATGACCGGCCACGAAAGCCGGACGCGCACCGCCTTCGGCCAACCACAAGCGCCACAGGGCTATCGAAGCGGTCAGGATGGCTGGCTGGGTTTTATCGGTTTGATTGAGCTGCTCTTCCGGCCCCTGTTGGGTCAGCGCCCACAGGTCGTAACCCAGGGCCTCGGAAGCTTCCTTGAACGTGTCCAGGATCAGCGGGTATTGCGCGCCCAGCTCGGCCAACATGCCGAGGGACTGCGAACCCTGCCCTGGAAAGACGAATGCGAGGGATGTAGACATGTAACAAGCCCCTAATGATCTGGTCGTCGGAAATGGTCGCTCCTCGGTGGGAGCGCACGAAACTGACAGATTGGATGGTCAATTGAACTGGCCGGTCACATTTAAGCATTCCCCGGCCGATTCGCCTAAGGCAACAGGTCCTCAAGACGGCCGTGCAAGCGTTGCGGCAGGTTTTCCTGGATCTCGATCACCGCCCGCGCAATCGCACTCTGGAAGCCTTCGACCCCGGCCGAACCGTGGCTTTTCACCACGATGCCCTGCAACCCCAGGAAGCTCGCACCATTATGCCGCGCCGGGGCCAGATCGGCCTGCAGGCGACGCATCAACGGCAGCGCCAGGGCGCCCACCAGGCGCGATACCAGGTTACGCCTGAACAAGGCCTCGATACGCGAGGCGATCATGGTCGCCAGGCCTTCACTGGACTTGAGCAGGATATTGCCGACAAACCCGTCGCACACCACCACATCCGCCTCGCCTCGGTACAACCCGTCACCCTCGACAAATCCGATGTAGTTCAGGCCTCGCGCACCTTGCAGCAAGGTGGCGGCAAGCTTGACCTGCTGGTTGCCCTTGATGTCTTCGGTGCCGATATTCAGCAAGGCCACCCGCGGCCGGGCCACGCCCAGCGCTTCGGCGGCCACCGAGCCCATCACGGCAAACTGGAACAGGTGCTCGGCACTGCAATCGACGTTCGCCCCCAGGTCCAGCAACTGGCAATAGCCCTTCTGCGTCGGAATCGCCGCCACCATTGCCGGCCGATCAATGCCAGGCAGCGTCTTGAGCACATGCCGCGACAACGCCATCAGGGCGCCGGTGTTGCCGGCACTGACACAGGCTTGCACCTTGCCATCACGCAGCAGCTCCAAGGCCACCCGCATCGACGAGTCAGGCTTGCCACGCAGGGCTGTCGCCGGTTTCTCATCCATGGTGATGGTTTCGCTGGCTGGCGTAATCGTCAGGCGCGCGCGATCCACCGCCGGATGGCTGGCAATCAATTCTTCAAGGAGGGAGGGTTGACCGACGAGGGTCAGATGCAGCGAGGGCGTGGCAGACAGGCTGGCAATGCAGGCCTGAACAATGCTGCGGGGACCGAAGTCCCCGCCCATTGCGTCAATCGCGATGACTTGAGCAGACAAGTGATTACTCGTCAGCGCCCTTGTCGATCACTTTACGGCCACGGTATACGCCTTCTGGCGATACGTGGTGACGCAGGTGAATTTCACCGGTGGTTTTTTCTACAGACAGAGTGCTTGCCGTCAGGGCATCGTGGGAACGACGCATGTCACGGGCAGAGCGGGATTTTTTGTTCTGCTGAACAGCCATAATTGATTAACTCCTAAACGTTTGGGTCACGCTTTAACTGCGCCAATACACTGAACGGGTTGGACCGCGTTACCTCGTCCTCGCTCGGTTCGGACTCGTCATCGAGACCCGCCGGCTGCTGGCATTCTTCCGGATGATGAGCAGGCACAATGGGCAAGGCGAGCAGAAGCTCCTCCTCGATCAGTGCATGCAGATCCAAAGGATCTTCGCCCAGTTCCAGCACGTCATAACCTTTCGGCAACGACTGG
Coding sequences within:
- the fabD gene encoding ACP S-malonyltransferase, which translates into the protein MSTSLAFVFPGQGSQSLGMLAELGAQYPLILDTFKEASEALGYDLWALTQQGPEEQLNQTDKTQPAILTASIALWRLWLAEGGARPAFVAGHSLGEYSALVAAGSLTLAEAVKLVERRGQLMQEAVPAGQGGMAAILGLDDAVVIEACAEAAQGEVVSAVNFNSPGQVVIAGARAAVERAIEGCKARGAKRALPLPVSVPSHCELMRPAAERFAESIAAINWQAPQIPLVQNVSAAVAADLDTLKRDLLEQLYKPVRWVESVQTLAANGATELVECGPGKVLAGLNKRCADGVSTANLNTPDAFAAARAALA
- the plsX gene encoding phosphate acyltransferase PlsX; translation: MSAQVIAIDAMGGDFGPRSIVQACIASLSATPSLHLTLVGQPSLLEELIASHPAVDRARLTITPASETITMDEKPATALRGKPDSSMRVALELLRDGKVQACVSAGNTGALMALSRHVLKTLPGIDRPAMVAAIPTQKGYCQLLDLGANVDCSAEHLFQFAVMGSVAAEALGVARPRVALLNIGTEDIKGNQQVKLAATLLQGARGLNYIGFVEGDGLYRGEADVVVCDGFVGNILLKSSEGLATMIASRIEALFRRNLVSRLVGALALPLMRRLQADLAPARHNGASFLGLQGIVVKSHGSAGVEGFQSAIARAVIEIQENLPQRLHGRLEDLLP
- the rpmF gene encoding 50S ribosomal protein L32: MAVQQNKKSRSARDMRRSHDALTASTLSVEKTTGEIHLRHHVSPEGVYRGRKVIDKGADE